One Kitasatospora sp. NBC_01287 DNA window includes the following coding sequences:
- a CDS encoding DUF5947 family protein: MRHLTRPGTALLRRLREPAPPQPERCEFCDIHLPGRHRHLADRDERALVCVCPACALLFQQQGAAGGRYQGLSDRYLADPEHQLDESAWQALRIPVSTAFLFRDTALERLVTLYPSPAGAAEAELDETAWQTVLEGSRLAAELAPDTEALLLRRTAGRIDCYLVPIDVCYELVGRLRLCWHGFDGGAEARAELDGFFGRLAERARAPRAEVRP, encoded by the coding sequence CTGCGACATCTCACCCGCCCCGGCACCGCGCTGCTGCGCCGGCTGCGCGAGCCCGCGCCGCCGCAGCCCGAGCGCTGCGAGTTCTGCGACATCCACCTGCCGGGCCGGCACCGACACCTGGCGGACCGCGACGAGCGCGCGCTGGTCTGCGTCTGCCCGGCCTGCGCCCTGCTGTTCCAGCAGCAGGGTGCGGCGGGCGGCCGCTACCAGGGGCTCTCCGACCGCTATCTGGCCGACCCCGAGCACCAGTTGGACGAGAGTGCCTGGCAGGCGCTGCGGATCCCGGTCAGCACCGCGTTCCTGTTCCGGGACACCGCGCTGGAGCGGCTGGTCACCCTCTACCCGAGCCCGGCCGGGGCCGCCGAGGCCGAACTCGACGAGACGGCCTGGCAGACGGTGCTGGAGGGCAGCCGGCTGGCCGCCGAGCTGGCGCCGGACACCGAAGCGCTGCTGCTGCGCCGCACGGCGGGCCGGATCGACTGCTACCTGGTCCCGATCGACGTCTGCTACGAACTGGTCGGCCGGCTGCGGCTGTGCTGGCACGGCTTCGACGGCGGCGCCGAGGCCCGCGCCGAGCTGGACGGCTTCTTCGGCCGGCTGGCCGAGCGGGCCAGGGCCCCGCGC
- a CDS encoding thioredoxin: MTAEELGLRVQEVLDELTEAGQREAAEELVRTLMDFYGAGLGRMAALLPAEAFGDELVAGLLVLHDLHPQDVPTRIGHALAAVPGWEVQRFDAESGELTLRQDGEGGGCGCGGAQDGARLEEALACFAPEVTAVELARQPTLLQIGTRPVAEVR, translated from the coding sequence ATGACGGCGGAGGAGCTGGGCCTGCGGGTGCAGGAGGTGCTGGACGAGCTGACCGAGGCCGGCCAGCGCGAGGCCGCCGAGGAACTGGTCCGCACCCTGATGGACTTCTACGGTGCGGGCCTGGGCCGGATGGCCGCGCTGCTGCCCGCCGAGGCGTTCGGGGACGAGCTGGTGGCCGGACTGCTGGTGCTGCACGACCTGCACCCGCAGGACGTGCCGACCAGGATCGGGCACGCGCTGGCGGCCGTACCCGGCTGGGAGGTGCAGCGGTTCGACGCCGAGAGCGGCGAGTTGACGCTGCGTCAGGACGGCGAGGGCGGCGGTTGCGGTTGCGGCGGCGCACAGGACGGCGCGCGGCTGGAGGAGGCGCTGGCCTGCTTCGCGCCCGAGGTCACCGCGGTCGAACTGGCCCGGCAGCCCACGTTGCTGCAGATCGGCACCCGCCCCGTGGCGGAGGTCCGGTGA
- a CDS encoding nickel-dependent hydrogenase large subunit, giving the protein MAPTTKAAGDGSGLVEMSWDPITRIVGSLGIHTKIDFKQKKVAECYSTSSVFRGYSVFMRGKDPRDAHFITSRICGICGDNHATCSVYAQNMAYGVKPPHLGEWIINLGEAAEYMFDHNIFQENLVGVDYCEKMVRETNPGVLELAERTEAPHAGDHGYKTIADIMRSLNPIEGEFYREALQVSRYTREMFCLMEGRHVHPSTLYPGGVGTVATVQLFTDYLTRLMRYVEFMKKVVPLHDDLFDFFYQALPGYEEVGRRRILLGCWGSLNDPDHCDFTYRNMTDWGRKMFVTPGVVVDGKLVTNDLTEINLGIRILLGSSYYEDWQGQEQFVTHDPLGNPVDPRHPWNQHTIPQPQKRNFDDKYSWVMSPRWFDGKDHLALDTGGGPIARLWSTALSGLVDIGYIKATGHSVVINLPRSMTKPETTFEWKIPQWSNAIERNRARTYFQAYAAAAALHFAEKALAEVRAGKTQTWEKFEVPDEGLGCGFTEAVRGVLSHHMVIRDGKIANYHPYPPTPWNASVRDSYGTPGPYEDAVQNTPIFEENSPENFKGIDIMRAVRSFDPCLPCGVHMYVGNGKTVQTMHVPTGLSGLTA; this is encoded by the coding sequence ATGGCACCGACGACGAAAGCGGCCGGCGACGGCAGCGGCCTGGTGGAGATGTCCTGGGACCCGATCACCCGGATCGTGGGCAGCCTGGGCATCCACACGAAGATCGACTTCAAGCAGAAGAAGGTCGCCGAGTGCTACAGCACGTCGTCGGTCTTCCGCGGCTACAGCGTCTTCATGCGCGGCAAGGATCCGCGTGACGCGCACTTCATCACCAGCCGGATCTGCGGCATCTGCGGCGACAACCACGCCACCTGTTCCGTCTACGCGCAGAACATGGCCTACGGCGTGAAGCCGCCGCACCTGGGCGAGTGGATCATCAACCTCGGCGAGGCCGCCGAGTACATGTTCGACCACAACATCTTCCAGGAGAACCTGGTCGGGGTCGACTACTGCGAGAAGATGGTCCGCGAGACCAACCCCGGTGTGCTGGAGCTGGCCGAGCGCACCGAGGCGCCGCACGCGGGCGACCACGGCTACAAGACCATCGCCGACATCATGCGCTCGCTCAACCCGATCGAGGGCGAGTTCTACCGCGAGGCGCTCCAGGTCAGCCGCTACACCCGGGAGATGTTCTGCCTGATGGAGGGGCGCCACGTGCACCCCTCCACGCTCTACCCGGGCGGCGTCGGCACGGTGGCCACGGTGCAGCTCTTCACCGACTACCTGACCCGGCTGATGCGCTACGTGGAGTTCATGAAGAAGGTCGTGCCGCTGCACGACGACCTCTTCGACTTCTTCTACCAGGCGCTGCCCGGCTACGAGGAGGTCGGCCGCCGCCGGATCCTGCTCGGCTGCTGGGGCAGCCTCAACGACCCCGACCACTGCGACTTCACGTACCGGAACATGACGGACTGGGGTCGCAAGATGTTCGTCACCCCGGGCGTGGTGGTGGACGGCAAGCTGGTCACCAACGACCTCACCGAGATCAACCTCGGCATCCGGATCCTGCTCGGCAGCTCGTACTACGAGGACTGGCAGGGCCAGGAGCAGTTCGTCACCCACGACCCGCTCGGCAACCCGGTCGACCCGCGCCACCCGTGGAACCAGCACACCATCCCGCAGCCGCAGAAGCGCAACTTCGACGACAAGTACAGCTGGGTGATGTCCCCGCGCTGGTTCGACGGCAAGGACCACCTGGCGCTGGACACCGGCGGCGGCCCGATCGCCAGGCTCTGGTCCACCGCGCTGTCCGGGCTGGTCGACATCGGCTACATCAAGGCCACCGGGCACAGCGTGGTGATCAACCTGCCCCGCTCCATGACCAAGCCGGAGACCACCTTCGAGTGGAAGATCCCGCAGTGGAGCAACGCGATCGAGCGCAACCGCGCCCGCACCTACTTCCAGGCCTACGCGGCCGCCGCCGCCCTGCACTTCGCCGAGAAGGCGCTCGCCGAGGTGCGCGCCGGCAAGACCCAGACCTGGGAGAAGTTCGAGGTGCCCGACGAGGGCCTGGGCTGCGGCTTCACCGAGGCGGTGCGCGGCGTGCTCTCGCACCACATGGTGATCAGGGACGGCAAGATCGCCAACTACCACCCGTACCCGCCCACCCCGTGGAACGCCAGCGTGCGCGACAGCTACGGGACCCCCGGGCCGTACGAGGACGCGGTGCAGAACACCCCGATCTTCGAGGAGAACTCCCCGGAGAACTTCAAGGGCATCGACATCATGCGCGCCGTGCGCAGCTTCGACCCCTGTCTGCCCTGCGGTGTCCACATGTACGTGGGCAACGGCAAGACGGTGCAGACCATGCACGTGCCCACCGGTCTGAGCGGACTCACCGCATGA
- a CDS encoding hydrogenase expression protein HypE: MGATETTATEEGRGGSQGGDEQPLIHILWINAGLSCDGDSVSLTAAMQPSIEEIVTGALPGLPKIAVHWPLIDFECGPVQGADNFIEWFFKADRGELEPFVLVVEGSIPNESIKQEGYWCGFGDDPATGQPITTSEWLDRLASKATAVVAIGTCATYGGIHAMAGNPTGAMGVPDYLGWEWKSKAGLPIVCVPGCPIQPDNFAETLTYLLYQLAGSAPMIPLDDKLRPTWLFGATVHEGCDRGGYYEQGQFATEYGRPECLVRLGCWGPVVKCNVAKRGWINGVGGCPNVGGICIACTMPGFPDKFMPFMDAPPGSHISSNASSAYGSVIRKLREITTKTVDKEPKWRHSGDRLTTGYRPPW; the protein is encoded by the coding sequence ATGGGTGCTACAGAAACGACCGCGACCGAGGAAGGCCGCGGCGGATCCCAGGGCGGCGACGAGCAGCCGCTGATCCACATTCTCTGGATCAACGCCGGGCTCAGTTGCGACGGCGACTCCGTCTCGCTGACCGCCGCGATGCAGCCGAGCATCGAGGAGATCGTCACCGGCGCGCTGCCGGGCCTGCCGAAGATCGCGGTGCACTGGCCGCTGATCGACTTCGAGTGCGGGCCCGTGCAGGGCGCGGACAACTTCATCGAGTGGTTCTTCAAGGCCGACCGGGGCGAGTTGGAGCCCTTCGTCCTGGTGGTCGAAGGCTCGATCCCGAACGAGTCCATCAAGCAGGAGGGCTACTGGTGCGGCTTCGGCGACGATCCGGCCACCGGTCAGCCCATCACCACCAGTGAGTGGCTGGACCGGCTCGCCTCCAAGGCCACGGCCGTGGTCGCGATCGGCACCTGCGCCACCTACGGCGGCATCCACGCGATGGCGGGCAACCCGACCGGCGCGATGGGTGTGCCCGACTACCTCGGCTGGGAGTGGAAGTCGAAGGCCGGCCTGCCGATCGTCTGCGTGCCGGGCTGCCCGATCCAGCCGGACAACTTCGCCGAGACGCTCACCTACCTGCTCTACCAGCTGGCCGGGTCGGCGCCGATGATCCCGCTGGACGACAAGCTCCGCCCCACCTGGCTCTTCGGCGCCACCGTGCACGAGGGCTGCGACCGCGGCGGCTACTACGAGCAGGGCCAGTTCGCCACCGAGTACGGCCGGCCCGAGTGCCTGGTGCGGCTCGGCTGCTGGGGCCCGGTGGTCAAGTGCAACGTCGCCAAGCGTGGCTGGATCAACGGGGTGGGCGGCTGCCCCAACGTCGGCGGCATCTGCATCGCCTGCACGATGCCCGGCTTCCCGGACAAGTTCATGCCGTTCATGGACGCGCCGCCCGGCTCGCACATCTCCAGCAACGCCAGCTCGGCGTACGGCTCGGTGATCCGCAAGCTGCGCGAGATCACCACGAAGACGGTGGACAAGGAACCCAAGTGGCGGCACAGCGGCGACCGGCTGACCACCGGCTACCGCCCGCCGTGGTGA